The following proteins come from a genomic window of Pichia kudriavzevii chromosome 1, complete sequence:
- a CDS encoding uncharacterized protein (PKUD0A11770; similar to Saccharomyces cerevisiae YDL233W; ancestral locus Anc_2.32), with product MQNHQSQHHVSMNNQQPIDMHYNGLVQSVETEKEFIGRDTVNGYVHTYPEKAKNNIYQLHHDNSDQQFLSHSKSQDLYLPQTLLQQRNSNISVGLNPNMGPSITQAQNHWVLANDTNRIDSFTPHTASAIMNEKSQDHSFETQLSQIRQSDGSYIPTSSKNQKMSDSSSSGERNISVPISPCKSTNIEDNSLSFQVGNLQSNDRISRNTLSQSYNSPNIVTGSENPKLEQQPHPQTRSKGSSVTAENMVPIGYNVNPSVTPTSTASNFNTGINSRLNQTIPPNQHVVPPNVQGNTVPGAIPYPQPSSGLSEEIKRSLSNIAIVRFLRFKDLLICRHEKPNLPYLTQVVNDFFVPDACIKLKMKTDADEKCFTFAYNLLPLLYHKYLANIQMLEISHKFLNAIVLDDLSSIVQTDHISAKCVFEDGSYSNFFGSMKIKMNKSLMFEEIDILTDYNVQGVEFSALDKFMSDFQLHNKTNPSIFDIKLHFKQAASLSKHGLTDQFLKLLQVSEAMTLSKPLLNHFIQSKSNSLSDSLKEFNQINFAGFQRLQSLCTKVSTGINQRVLQETHSLQSFTSGAQVPAQVKISCVSAPATVQNGDDGYQTGNGLSHDISNYSAYGVRPLKRAPSDDNTQIVPKSSQKKLKLQIPAPPKVSKKRKESDKAKKPKADYKSMNKENSTIK from the coding sequence ATGcaaaatcatcaatcaCAACACCATGTTTCAATGAACAACCAACAACCAATAGATATGCATTATAATGGCCTAGTACAGAGTGtagaaactgaaaaagaaTTTATTGGTCGAGATACAGTGAATGGATACGTGCATACATATCcagaaaaagcaaaaaataatatttaTCAACTCCACCATGATAATAGTGACCAGCAGTTTCTTTCCCACTCGAAAAGTCAGGATCTCTATTTACCACAAACACTGCTTCAACAACGAAATTCCAACATCTCTGTGGGATTGAATCCTAACATGGGTCCTTCTATCACACAAGCCCAAAACCATTGGGTTTTGGCTAATGATACTAATCGAATCGATTCCTTCACACCACATACTGCGTCAGCTATCATGAATGAAAAGAGCCAAGACCACTCGTTTGAAACCCAACTTTCACAGATTAGGCAAAGCGATGGAAGCTATATACCTACTAGCtcaaaaaatcagaaaatgTCGGATTCCTCATCTAGTGGTGAAAGGAATATTTCCGTTCCTATATCACCTTGTAAATCAACAAACATAGAAGATAACTCACTAAGCTTCCAGGTAGGAAATCTCCAATCCAATGATAGGATTTCAAGAAATACGCTTTCACAGTCCTACAACTCTCCTAACATTGTAACTGGCTCTGAGAATCCAAAATTGGAGCAACAGCCACATCCGCAAACAAGATCCAAAGGATCGTCTGTCACAGCTGAGAATATGGTTCCTATAGGTTACAATGTCAATCCCTCTGTAACACCAACATCCACAGCATCAAATTTTAACACTGGTATTAATTCAAGGCTTAACCAAACAATTCCTCCTAATCAGCATGTTGTTCCACCAAATGTACAAGGCAACACAGTACCTGGAGCTATACCTTATCCGCAACCTAGTTCTGGTTTGAGCGAAGAGATTAAACGAAGCCTTTCCAATATAGCGATCGTGAGGTTTTTGAGGTTCAAAGACTTACTGATATGTCGACATGAAAAGCCGAATCTTCCGTATTTAACACAGGTTGTAAATGACTTCTTTGTTCCTGATGCATGCatcaaattaaaaatgaaaaccGATGCTGATGAAAAATGTTTTACATTTGCGTATAATTTATTGCCGCTGCTTTATCACAAGTATCTAGCAAACATTCAAATGCTAGAAATAAGCCATAAGTTTTTGAATGCCATTGTTTTGGACGACCTTTCCAGTATAGTTCAGACAGATCATATTTCAGCCAAGTGcgtttttgaagatgggTCATATAGTAATTTTTTTGGCtcaatgaaaatcaaaatgaaCAAGAGTTTaatgtttgaagaaattgatataTTGACCGACTATAATGTTCAAGGAGTAGAGTTCTCGGCTTTAGATAAATTCATGAGTGATTTTCAACTCCACAACAAAACGAACCCAAGTATATTCGACATAAAGCTGCATTTCAAACAAGCAGCGAGTCTTAGTAAGCATGGTTTGACTGACCAGTTTTTGAAGTTACTTCAGGTGAGTGAAGCAATGACGTTATCTAAACCATTATTGAATCACTTTATTCAGTCTAAATCAAACAGTCTATCTGATTCTCTCAAGGAATTCAATCAGATAAACTTTGCCGGATTTCAACGACTTCAAAGTCTTTGCACAAAAGTATCAACTGGGATCAATCAGAGGGTCTTACAAGAGACACACTCTCTTCAATCCTTTACTTCAGGAGCTCAGGTTCCAGCTCAAGTTAAAATAAGTTGTGTGTCTGCTCCTGCCACGGTGCAGAATGGAGATGACGGATACCAAACTGGAAATGGACTTAGTCATGATATATCGAACTATTCGGCTTATGGTGTACGCCCTTTGAAAAGAGCACCCAGTGACGATAATACACAGATCGTCCCAAAATCATCACAGAAAAAGCTCAAGCTACAAATTCCAGCTCCACCTAAGGTGTctaaaaagagaaaagagtCCGATAAGGCAAAGAAGCCCAAAGCCGATTATAAAAGTatgaacaaagaaaattcaaCTATTAAGTAA
- a CDS encoding uncharacterized protein (PKUD0A11780; similar to Saccharomyces cerevisiae YGR103W (NOP7); ancestral locus Anc_3.447) — MGPIKKKGERGNAKNFITRTKAIRKLQISLADFRRLCIFKGIYPREPRNKKKANKGSTAPVTFYYTKDIQYLMHEPILQKFREHKTFAKKLTKALGKGEIGDAKRLEENRPMYKLDRVIKERYPSFLDALRDIDDALNMMFLFANMPATSVVGAKITKQANKLTNQWLAYVARERALKKVFVSIKGVYYSATVKGQEVRWLVPFKYAQNIPSDIDFKIMHTFLEFYSTLLNFVLFKLYTDAELTYPPKINENRLKGIGGLSVYILETNEQRSLALPSDATADSEEQAETKISSEEISRAIAADEKEVERENEQNEENQEDTEDVETTELDEFKDTNKNAGDSLAQPSKYANQVSELFSKFVFYIGREVPVDVLEFVILSAGGKVISEAAIDELENSKDIDLSSVTHQIVDRPKVLKKVQGRTYIQPQWVFDCLNKKTLLNVSDYAPGETLPPHLSPWGDAGTYDPEAPIEEDEEDEEDEDVDGENEARKEDEDEDEEMDEDLREQKELEMEAAGVKYSALKEGEKKKTNKRKHAGDEDEEKDLKLIMMSNKQRKLYKKMQYGLNKQDTRKAELEKKRKLLAKKKKELSKIEQ; from the coding sequence ATGGGGCcaatcaagaagaaaggaGAGAGAGGTAATgcaaaaaatttcattacCAGAACAAAGGCAATAAGAAAGCTTCAAATATCTTTAGCAGATTTCCGTAGGTTATGTATCTTCAAAGGTATATATCCAAGAGAaccaagaaacaagaaaaaggCAAACAAAGGTTCTACTGCACCGGTTACTTTCTATTATACCAAGGATATCCAATATCTAATGCATGAaccaattcttcaaaagttCAGAGAACACAAGACATTTGCTAAGAAATTGACCAAGGCCTTAGGTAAGGGTGAAATTGGTGATGCCAAGAGGTTGGAAGAAAACCGTCCAATGTATAAATTGGATCGTGTAATCAAGGAAAGATACCCATCCTTCTTGGATGCCTTGAGAGACATTGATGATGCGTTAAATATgatgtttttatttgcCAATATGCCTGCAACATCCGTTGTTGGTGCTAAAATCACCAAGCAAGCTAATAAACTGACTAACCAATGGTTGGCTTACGTCGCAAGGGAAAGAGctttgaaaaaagtttttgtGTCAATTAAGGGTGTTTATTACTCTGCTACTGTAAAGGGTCAAGAAGTTAGATGGTTGGTTCCCTTCAAATATGCACAAAATATCCCTTCagatattgatttcaaaattatgCATACTTTCTTAGAATTTTACTCTACCCTATTGAATTTTGTCTTATTCAAGCTATACACTGATGCCGAGCTAACATATCCTCCTAaaattaatgaaaatagaTTGAAAGGTATTGGTGGTTTGTCTGTATACATTCTCGAAACTAATGAACAAAGATCCTTAGCATTACCATCAGATGCCACGGCTGATTCAGAAGAACAAGCAGAAACAAAGATTTCCAGTGAGGAAATTTCAAGGGCAATTGCAGCGGACGAGAAGGAGGTTGAACGAGAAAATGAGCAAAACGAAGAGAATCAAGAAGACActgaagatgttgaaacaaCCGAACTGGATGAGTTTAAGGATACTAATAAAAATGCGGGTGATTCACTAGCACAACCTTCCAAATACGCCAACCAGGTTAGTGAACTTTTCAGCAAGTTTGTTTTCTACATTGGTAGAGAAGTACCTGTTGACGTCTTGGAGTTTGTTATCCTTTCAGCTGGTGGTAAAGTAATCAGTGAAGCAGCAATCGATGAACTCGAAAATTCTAAGGATATCGATTTGAGTTCGGTGACGCATCAGATCGTTGATAGGCCtaaagttttgaagaaggtcCAAGGTAGAACTTATATCCAACCTCAGTGGGTATTCGATtgtttgaacaaaaaaactttaCTAAATGTTTCAGATTATGCACCGGGTGAAACGCTTCCGCCACATCTTTCACCATGGGGTGATGCTGGTACATATGATCCAGAGGCGCCAATTGAGgaagatgaggaagatgaagaagatgaagacgTTGATGGTGAAAACGAAGCCCGTAAAGAAgacgaagatgaagatgaggaaatgGATGAAGATTTGagagaacaaaaagaatTAGAGATGGAAGCAGCTGGTGTTAAGTACTCTGCACTAAAGGAAggtgaaaagaagaagacgaaTAAGAGAAAACATGCTGGtgatgaagacgaagagAAGGATCTCAAATTGATCATGATGAGTAACAAGCAACGTAAGTTGTACAAGAAGATGCAATACGGCTTAAACAAGCAAGATACTAGAAAGGCtgaacttgaaaagaaaCGTAAACTTTTGgccaagaaaaaaaaggagcTCTCTAAAATTGAGCAATAG
- a CDS encoding uncharacterized protein (PKUD0A11790; similar to Saccharomyces cerevisiae YGR102C (GTF1); ancestral locus Anc_3.446) gives MLFLGSRVLSKSHHLCKRAYSSSAIPGLIKKLDTDDKINDFFNHTSWSTSELLEQEGNPVLLNNEVLHNILDLSGLSKDLSESRRKELLSLLERQLNFITKLHDVELHKAYSVTRLVDDNGVKPLDYETLTEEISEAAASLSKGEIESSWNPLSLATQYEGKYFLVKEGLLKNTK, from the coding sequence ATGTTATTCCTAGGATCCAGAGTATTGAGTAAAAGCCATCATCTTTGTAAGAGGGCTTACTCATCATCAGCCATTCCTGGCCTCATTAAAAAGTTAGACACTGACGATAAAATCAACGACTTCTTCAATCATACTTCATGGTCTACAAGCGAGTTACTTGAACAAGAAGGTAACCCGGTTTTATTGAACAACGAAGTTCTCCATAACATTTTAGATTTGTCTGGACTGAGTAAGGATTTAAGTGAAAGTAGGCGCAAAGAGTTACTGAGCTTACTTGAAAGACAACTAAATTTCATAACTAAATTACATGATGTCGAACTTCATAAAGCCTATTCGGTCACTCGACTAGTCGACGACAACGGTGTAAAACCTTTAGACTACGAAACACTCACCGAAGAGATATCCGAAGCTGCTGCAAGTTTATCCAAGGgggaaattgaaagttcTTGGAATCCATTGTCTTTAGCCACTCAATACGAAGGAAAATACTTTCTAGTAAAGGAAGGTCTCCTCAAGAATACCAAATAG